In Macadamia integrifolia cultivar HAES 741 chromosome 12, SCU_Mint_v3, whole genome shotgun sequence, the following are encoded in one genomic region:
- the LOC122056989 gene encoding ACT domain-containing protein ACR10-like — MGIPSDDMVIIRPPDKEGDPSVITVNCPDKTGLGCDLCRLLLFFGLNIVKGDITTDGKWCYLVFWVVGIPTTRWDLLKRRLVGACPSCNSASEIYYYRSELQQKKPPDVFLLKFCCFDRRGLLHDVTEVLCELELIIRKVKVSTTPDGRVMDLFFITDTRELLHTEKRKEDTRDRLRGVLGDAMISCEIELAGPEIATCSHGSSFLPVAAMEEMFRLELTKELQSGFATANNVSIMMDNSLSPSHTLIQINCQDHKGLLYDIMRTLKDYNIQTSFGRFNMNERGQCEVDWFIMQVDGKKLVDPSKQDAVRSRLLMELFRPLRVAVVSRGPDTELLVANPVELSGKGRPLVFHDITLALKILNTCIFSAEIGRNVIGDREWEVYRILLDEGDGPSVPRKKIKEEVTKMLMGWK, encoded by the exons atgGGCATTCCTTCCGACGACATGGTTATCATTAGGCCGCCAGATAAGGAAGGTGATCCCAGTGTCATCACTGTGAACTGCCCAGACAAAACTGGTTTGGGTTGCGACCTCTGTCGTTTATTGCTTTTCTTTGGGTTGAATATCGTAAAAGGAG ATATTACAACGGATGGGAAATGGTGCTACCTTGTCTTCTGGGTTGTCGGAATACCCACCACGAGATGGGATTTATTGAAAAGGAGACTGGTTGGAGCGTGCCCTTCGTGTAATTCTGCTTCGGAAATTTATTATTACAGATCGGAGTTGCAGCAGAAGAAGCCTCCTGATGTTTTCCTCTTGAAGTTCTGTTGCTTTGATCGGAGAGGCCTCTTGCACG ATGTCACCGAAGTCCTCTGCGAGCTTGAGCTCATAATCAGGAAAGTCAAGGTATCAACCACCCCAGATGGAAGAGTAATGGACCTTTTCTTCATCACAGACACCAG GGAACTTCTGCAtacagagaagaggaaggaggataCTCGTGATCGTTTGAGAGGGGTTTTGGGGGATGCAATGATCAGTTGTGAGATAGAATTGGCTGGTCCTGAAATTGCAACATGTTCACATGGTTCTTCATTTCTCCCTGTTGCAGCCATGGAAGAGATGTTTAGGTTAGAGCTTACCAAAGAACTTCAAAGTGGGTTTGCAACTGCCAACAATGTTTCTATTATGATGGACAATTCCCTCAGCCCTTCTCACACACTCATTCAAATCAATTGCCAAGATCACAAAGGTCTCCTCTATGACAttatgagaactttgaaggacTATAATATACAG ACTTCTTTTGGCCGTTTCAACATGAATGAAAGAGGACAATGTGAGGTGGATTGGTTCATAATGCAAGTAGATGGAAAGAAGCTAGTTGATCCAAGCAAGCAGGATGCAGTGAGGTCTCGCCTTTTGATGGAGCTGTTTCGTCCTCTAAGAGTAGCTGTGGTTAGCCGAGGTCCTGATACAGAACTTCTAGTTGCAAACCCTGTAGAGTTATCTGGGAAGGGTCGGCCTCTTGTCTTTCATGACATCACCCTTGCACTCAAGATACTCAATACATGCATCTTCTCG GCTGAGATTGGGAGGAACGTGATTGGGGATCGGGAGTGGGAAGTTTACAGAATCCTTCTTGATGAAGGGGATGGACCTTCAGTGCCAAGGAAGAAGATCAAAGAGGAAGTTACAAAGATGTTGATGGGTTGGAAGTGA
- the LOC122057317 gene encoding probable glucuronoxylan glucuronosyltransferase IRX7 encodes MVFRRTTKNRGFYLGMKLVHRHGRQDKNFCYRYFRWVLWFSLSLYFFSSYLISNSTKTSPLRKTTVSTSLTNFVSRAMFETNTSVSQQPRSQNPVLSQGLFNDLKVYVYDLPPKYNKDWLANERCSNHLFAAEVAIHKALLSSDVRTLNPLEADFFFVPVYVSCNFSTVNGFPAIGHARPLIASAIQLISSEMPYWNRSSGADHVFVASHDFGPCFHTLEDVAIADGVPEFLKKSIILQTFGVKYKHACQEVENVVIPPYVSPESVRSTLEKVQKGSGERDIWVFFRGKMEVHPKNVSGRFYSKRVRTVIWNKYNWNRRFYLKRHRYDGYQSEIVRSVFCLCPLGWAPWSPRLVESVALGCVPVIIADGIKLPFPDVVRWPEISLTVAEKDVVKLGKILEHVAATNLSDIQRNLWDPSIRQALLFNRNLQEGDATWQVLHALSKKLDRSYRRSRLHGESSSDT; translated from the exons ATGGTGTTCAGAAGGACAACCAAGAACAGGGGCTTCTATCTAGGGATGAAGCTCGTACACCGCCATGGAAGACAAGATAAGAACTTCTGTTACAGATATTTCAGATGGGttctttggttttctttatcTCTCTATTTCTTTAGCTCTTATCTCATCAGTAACTCCACCAAAACCTCACCTCTGCGTAAAACCACCGTCTCTACTTCCCTAACCAACTTCGTCTCTCGTGCCATGTTCGAAACCAATACTTCGGTTTCGCAACAACCCAGAAGCCAAAATCCAGTCTTGTCTCAAG GTTTGTTCAATGATCTGAAGGTTTATGTTTACGATCTCCCACCGAAATATAACAAGGACTGGCTCGCAAACGAGAGATGCAGTAACCATCTGTTCGCTGCGGAAGTCGCAATACACAAAGCCCTATTAAGTAGCGATGTCCGGACGCTTAACCCATTGGAAGCAGATTTCTTCTTTGTCCCTGTTTATGTTTCCTGCAACTTCAGTACTGTAAATGGGTTTCCGGCGATTGGTCACGCACGGCCTCTGATAGCTTCAGCGATACAACTCATCTCTTCAGAGATGCCGTATTGGAATAGAAGTAGTGGGGCTGATCATGTCTTTGTTGCTTCCCATGATTTCGGACCCTGTTTTCACACATTG GAGGATGTAGCGATTGCAGATGGTGTTCCAGAGTTCTTGAAGAAATCGATTATATTGCAGACATTTGGTGTTAAATACAAACATGCCTGCCAAGAAGTAGAAAATGTGGTGATACCGCCTTATGTGTCGCCGGAAAGTGTACGGTCGACGCTGGAGAAGGTGCAGAAAGGCAGCGGCGAGAGAGATATATGGGTTTTCTTCAGAGGGAAAATGGAAGTTCATCCCAAGAACGTCAGTGGACGATTTTACAGCAA GCGAGTACGAACGGTGATATGGAACAAGTACAACTGGAACCGGAGGTTTTATCTGAAACGGCACAGATACGATGGTTATCAATCAGAGATCGTACGGTCGGTGTTTTGTTTGTGTCCACTGGGGTGGGCCCCCTGGAGCCCAAGGTTGGTGGAATCGGTTGCTCTTGGATGTGTTCCGGTTATAATCGCCGACGGGATTAAACTTCCCTTCCCTGATGTCGTTCGGTGGCCGGAGATCTCTCTGACGGTGGCGGAGAAGGATGTGGTTAAGTTGGGGAAGATACTGGAGCATGTGGCCGCGACCAATTTGTCTGACATTCAGAGGAATCTGTGGGACCCATCGATCAGGCAGGCTCTACTGTTCAACCGTAATTTGCAGGAAGGTGATGCCACTTGGCAGGTCCTACATGCCCTATCGAAGAAGCTTGATAGGTCATACAGGCGTTCGAGGCTTCATGGCGAGTCATCATCGGACACGTGA
- the LOC122058008 gene encoding uncharacterized protein LOC122058008 yields YSQALKAAGQVWLLSNFDSQEDIAYPNDPRVLIKVDDDLKQLFRGIELPRDMVDIERDLQKNGMKPATNTAKRRAMAQVHGAGSKPKPKKKQREISKRTKLTNAHLPELFQNLNVPDT; encoded by the coding sequence TATTCACAGGCTCTGAAGGCTGCAGGCCAGGTTTGGCTTCTGTCAAATTTTGATTCACAGGAGGACATAGCATACCCAAATGACCCTAGGGTGCTCATTAAGGTGGATGATGATTTGAAGCAGCTCTTCCGGGGAATCGAGCTGCCCCGTGATATGGTTGATATTGAGAGAGATCTTCAGAAGAATGGGATGAAACCTGCAACAAACACTGCCAAGAGGAGGGCCATGGCCCAGGTGCATGGAGCTGGCTCCAAACCCAAGCCAAAGAAGAAGCAGCGTGAGATCAGCAAGAGAACTAAGTTGACGAACGCCCATCTTCCGGAGCTCTTCCAGAACTTGAACGTCCCCGACACCTGA